The Salvia miltiorrhiza cultivar Shanhuang (shh) chromosome 2, IMPLAD_Smil_shh, whole genome shotgun sequence DNA window ttattaaaagaaataccCCTTTTTTTATCTACAAAAATTTTATCTGGGCGAGAATTCACTTAAATAATATTCTAAGTTCAAGTATTTTCGGGAAATCCTATTAGgaaaaatcggggtgttacaaatgGTGTTGGCGGGAGTCGGCACTCCCTTGCCTTCGCCCAGTAGCAGCAATGCCTACAGCGTGGCTCAAGAATCGGTGATTGTTGTTGGAGCATCTCTCGGTGCTTTTTACAGCTCCCGGGTGCGCTCGGAGTTGGGCTTGAGAGATGTTCTCCTTTGGTTGAGTTTCTTGTCTTGGGATCTCATTTTTTCGGTTCTCTCttgttttgcttttctttttacTGAGCTGAGATTTCTTGGGGTGATAGTTAGGCCGGAGCTTCCGAAGAAACCACAACTCcgctctttcttttctttcctgtTGTTGCTTAGacggtactatatatatatatacactgtcatttataattttagaaacTTTTGATTGgtttattttttgtttgaatttgAACAATATGTGAAGTGACAAGTGCAAGCATCTCCAGCAGCACTGCATACTCCCGTTTTCCGCTTTTTTACCGTGCAGATCCCTCTCCAACAACACTGCACTTTACTCTACATTTTGCAGTAAATGAACAGTATCCCGGTAGATGTAGAGGGATACTGTTCATCCCGTTAGTGTATTTATTTAgtctttttgcttttctttttgttttctcatttgtttcttgttttatgtttataaaTTATCTGCTCATTCCTGCACTTGTGTAtggattaatttatttcattttttatgtttataaattataaaagatattatataaaatttttaaattgcaacatcataaaaatacaataatataaaattgcgataataataaaattacaacaacacaaaaatatcataaacataaaattacaagaaatagaaatacaataatattaaattaagaaAACATTCAATAAGGTCCAAAATCCCCTTCAGATCCTCCAGCATCACTTCCAGATCCGCCAAAATTCGGAAATTCATCACCAAACATATTGAAAGCATTGCTTGAACCTGAACCGTCTTGCCTTTTCAATATGATTCTGGTTTGTTCTTGTTTGAAGTACTCACGTCGAATGGGATCAGAAATATTGTCGGTGTCtatcatcaaaattttattatctGCTTCCCATTTACGAAATGCAAGAGCTTGTTTTTTTGCTTCAATCTTTTGTTGTTGTAGTTGCATGATCTGATCTTTTTTTGTGGATGAGTTATCCATTATTTCTTCAAGTCTTTGATTTCCTTGATCAATTGCTTGTAGAATATTAGACATATCTTCGCctttttttctcttatttttagTCTTTTTTACCCCATCTGGACGTTGTGTTGGTCCTGAACCACTGCCACTACCATCACTTAGATTGATACTAAAAGAAGACAAACCATCAGGTGAGATAGGAGATTCTGGTGTTGTTTCTGCTTGAAATGAAGACCTTTGTGAAGGACAATCAAACTTCACAAAATCTTTCATAAGGGGCCAGACATGCTCAAACTTGAATCCTTTCTTATATCTTGGATCCTCCGTCAGTAATTGTTTTGCACGATCAAACTGAATAATAAATAACATATGTTAGCAATAGCACAACAATTAAATAGTTAAatcaattgtaaaaataaataactactTACAATATCTTTTTCAGAAGCGCCACTTGGATTTAGATATTCGATTTGTTGCACGCATCCTTTGAATTTTGAAAGAGAACTCATAATGACTTGCATACGAGTTTCAAGCGATCTTTTGGTTCGATCAGGAATATGTGGAGAAGGTTTGTCACTATTATATACCCTCACAATTTCTTTCCAAAAGGTATCTTTTTTTTGATGGATTCCTGTTTCACCATCTTGGGATAGATCCATATACACACGACAAAGATGTTTATCTTCATCGATTGTGTAATTAGGCTGtcgagaagaagaagacatgaAAGGCAGaataacaaacaaataaaaaaaaagacaaaaataagaaataaaagctTAGATTCTATGTGGAAGTATACAAATCGTAGAGCATATTTATagacattaaattgtgaaaattTACAGATAAGATAAGAAATGAATGGTGGAGATTTCATGGAAATCGTGATGAATGGCATAGATTTTTTCTTCCAGATTCGTACATAAGATATAGAATGGATGATGCAGATTTAAAGAACTTTAAATGGATGGTGCagatttgattttataaagTTGCATAATAGATAAGAGAAGTGGATGGTGAGGATTAATGGAAATCATAACGGACGGTGGATATTATCATTGGAAAGATAAGATTTGCAGGAGAGATAATAATTGCAGGAGTATGCacacaagataagatttctttgaacaaattttattatataagaAGTATGGACATCTAATAATCTGTACACCTATCTTCTCAATTTTACTCATCACGAAGCAAAAATAAGATATGAATTATCATGATGTTGGCTCttcttatatattttcttcttcaagCTCATCATCAGATGAGCTTGAAGAAATACTCAATGAATGTGATGTTGAACATCAATTGATGTGTCAACATATTTTGTCAAATAATTTCGTTGTAGCAAGCCTTATTGAAAATCAAAATGCTACAACAATCCACAGAGGCTCAGTTCCTGGTCGCAGGATGATCCATCGTGATCGAGAAGTGGCTGCCCAACGTCTGTTCAACGATTATTTTTCTGAAAATCCAACATTTAATGAAGGAATGTTTCGTAGACGTTTTCGAATGTCTCGAAGTTTATTCCATCGTATTGTTGATGCTGTAAAAAATCATAATAGTTACTTTCAGCAAGGAAGGGATTGCACTGGTAGATTGGGCTTGTCCACACTGCAAAAAATAACCGCTGCATTTCGGATATTAGCATACGGGGTACCTGCAGATGCCACCGATGAGTACATCAACATTGGTGAGTCTACTGCAATTAAATGTGTCAAGAAATTTTGTCGTGCAATTGTGGAAATATTTTCAAGTCAATATCTTAGATCTCCTACTTCTAGTGATGTTGCTAGACTATTATATATTGGTCAACAACGTGGTTTTCCAGGAATGTTAGGTAGTCTAGATTGTATGCACTGGAAGTGGAAAAATTGTCCAACTGCTTGGGCAGGCTCATATGCAGGTCGTAGTGGATCTCCCACGATTATTCTTGAAATTGTTGCTGATTATGATCTTTGGATATGGCATTTATACTTTGGTATGCCAGGGTCCAATAATGATATTAATGTCTTGGAAAGATCGCATCTTTTCAGTGATCTTGCTAGAGGTATCACTCCACCTGCAAATTATGTAATACAGGGAAAAGAGTATAGTGTGGGTTATTATTTAGCTGACGGAATATATCCGAAATGGTCCACACTTGTGCAAACTATACATGAACCACGTACTGCAAAGAAAAAACATTTTGCTACGAGACAAGAGTCGTGTAGAAAAGATGTGGAACGTGCATTTGGAGTTCTTCAAAGTCGATTTGCAATTGTTGCAAATCCGGCCCGTTTTTGGCAAaagaaacatttagagcttatcATGAAATCCTGCATTATCATGCACAATATGATAATTGAGGATGAAAGAGACTTGTCTGCACCAATTCAAGAGATGAGAGAAGTCCCAACTCCAGATGTCGAAACGGTGCCAAATGAAGCACGTCAGTTTCAAGAATTTCTTGCACGCTATCGAAGCATCAAAGATAAATCAGCTCATCTTGCACTTCGTGATGCATTGGTCGATCATTTGTGGGAAgaatattcaaattttgaacacTAATTCCCATTGttaagtaatttaaatttttgcaaGTATTTTGTAATATTAGTGTGCTATTGTCATGTAATTTATgcttttttcaattattatgtaatgttattttatatgttgttggaataaattaatgtgcaataatttaaatatagtataaaaaatcaaaataattatattatattatgttataattaaataaatcagaataaatataaatagaattaaatatatatatatatatataatatataataactaTATAAAAAGATTAATTTAATAACAATTAAAAGTATCAAAATAGAATATTCCATTGTAGAGTGAAATGTAGAGTTGATTGTTGGAGAGCAAAATGAAATTACTCTACATTTCACTCTACAATAGAGTGAAGTTCACTCTAATGTAGAGTGAACCATTGGAGTTGCTTAGGCACTTACATATCAAGTGGGGCACCACTCCACATCCGACGATTCCACAAAATATCGATCACTCAACGAGATTGAGCAGTGGAGAAGAAACATAAATCCAATGACAAGATTCACAAATGGCTTCAAACTAAGTGTTGGCGGTCAGACGAGGAAGAGGCCTAgtgcttcaattttttttgtgttgAAAGCAACTCAAATTGCAGAGAAAATCCAGAATATGTGTCTGGAAAGATTTGTTCATTGATGTGTATCaaatctgagagagagagagatttggtgTGATGATTCTTTTTGAAAATATGTGAAGTGTGTTTGTGATGATGAATTTGTtgctaattttttaattttaatgttaggggtaattttgtacttttacataAAAAGTGGccaattttttaagtttttatttgataggCTAGTTTTTTAAGTGTACAATATGAAATAGGCTAGTTTGATATATTAACTCTTATTGAAAAACCATTAAATtacattaaatataaataagaaaaataccTCGATTAAAAAACCTTAACATAAACCAAACATAAAAACCCAAATAAGAAATACCATtatatgaatttaaataaagaGGAAAAAATTTGTTTGTTGAATGAATTATGCATCTTTTCCCTTTTCTGAACTTGTTAAAAAattgttttgatttaaaataaacaaaaaatactATTGTAtttccccttcttcttcccaCACGCCACCTGTCGCCCTCTACTCTCTATATTTCTGTTATGATACTCTTTCTCAGCTTTCATAGTTGTTGCGGCTTCGGCCTTCTTCGTTTTCTCCCACTCGTCTCTCTCCACCGCTACCGCTGCCTCCCTTCAGTCCAACACCAGTTCGTGCCACTGCTAAGGAGTGAGAGAAAACAATTTTCTGCAAAAAAGAGAGGCATGCATCCCCCTCCCACCCTACTCCACGTGTTGCACATGTGCTCGCCATTTCGGCCAAATG harbors:
- the LOC131007560 gene encoding glutathione S-transferase T2-like; the encoded protein is MSSSSRQPNYTIDEDKHLCRVYMDLSQDGETGIHQKKDTFWKEIVRVYNSDKPSPHIPDRTKRSLETRMQVIMSSLSKFKGCVQQIEYLNPSGASEKDIFDRAKQLLTEDPRYKKGFKFEHVWPLMKDFVKFDCPSQRSSFQAETTPESPISPDGLSSFSINLSDGSGSGSGPTQRPDGVKKTKNKRKKGEDMSNILQAIDQGNQRLEEIMDNSSTKKDQIMQLQQQKIEAKKQALAFRKWEADNKILMIDTDNISDPIRREYFKQEQTRIILKRQDGSGSSNAFNMFGDEFPNFGGSGSDAGGSEGDFGPY
- the LOC131012963 gene encoding uncharacterized protein LOC131012963, which encodes MNYHDVGSSYIFSSSSSSSDELEEILNECDVEHQLMCQHILSNNFVVASLIENQNATTIHRGSVPGRRMIHRDREVAAQRLFNDYFSENPTFNEGMFRRRFRMSRSLFHRIVDAVKNHNSYFQQGRDCTGRLGLSTLQKITAAFRILAYGVPADATDEYINIGESTAIKCVKKFCRAIVEIFSSQYLRSPTSSDVARLLYIGQQRGFPGIGITPPANYVIQGKEYSVGYYLADGIYPKWSTLVQTIHEPRTAKKKHFATRQESCRKDVERAFGVLQSRFAIVANPARFWQKKHLELIMKSCIIMHNMIIEDERDLSAPIQEMREVPTPDVETVPNEARQFQEFLARYRSIKDKSAHLALRDALVDHLWEEYSNFEH